In the Octadecabacter sp. SW4 genome, one interval contains:
- a CDS encoding DUF3047 domain-containing protein — protein MRSLSLVLPILLAATPIAAEPVSFSGWTEQRFSLFQKVDYGFSSSRLSVSSDDAASMTYRRLPAGSWGATSASWSWAVSQSVPATDLTRKGGDDRNLSLYFVFLPEAEARRIGEGGSIRNLLNNDQARVLVYVWGGVHGRGDVLSSPYLGARGKTIVRRPSGTGSFRETVDLAGDYTRAFGGAAGALVGLAVSADSDDTNSTIRGEISGLSIN, from the coding sequence ATGCGTTCGCTGTCCCTCGTCTTGCCGATCCTGCTTGCCGCCACGCCGATTGCGGCTGAACCTGTCAGCTTCAGCGGCTGGACGGAACAGCGGTTTTCCCTGTTTCAAAAGGTCGATTACGGTTTTTCCAGCAGCCGGTTAAGCGTGTCTTCGGACGATGCCGCGTCGATGACATATCGTCGATTACCCGCCGGATCATGGGGCGCGACAAGTGCAAGTTGGTCCTGGGCCGTCAGCCAAAGCGTGCCTGCCACCGACCTGACCCGCAAGGGCGGGGATGACCGCAACCTGTCGCTTTACTTCGTGTTCCTGCCCGAGGCCGAGGCGCGGCGCATCGGCGAGGGCGGGTCGATCCGCAACCTTCTCAATAACGATCAGGCCCGCGTGCTGGTCTATGTCTGGGGGGGTGTGCATGGGCGCGGTGATGTGCTGTCCTCGCCCTACCTGGGCGCACGCGGCAAGACGATTGTGCGCCGCCCTTCGGGCACGGGCAGTTTTCGCGAAACCGTCGATTTGGCGGGGGATTACACGCGCGCCTTTGGCGGGGCTGCGGGGGCGCTGGTGGGTCTGGCCGTGTCGGCTGACAGCGACGATACCAACAGCACCATTCGCGGTGAAATCAGCGGCTTGTCGATCAACTGA
- a CDS encoding cytochrome c, producing MRNAIIIFTTLTLAGCITQSTDTSPEAGALAFQQDCASCHGSDARGEGDFGRTLIRVPPDLTTLTQRYGGAFPRDFVMSTIDGYTRGDHFSPAMPEFGAGDMGATVIVEQDGIGTPVPARLLALANYLESIQR from the coding sequence ATGCGCAATGCAATCATCATCTTCACCACACTGACCCTCGCGGGCTGTATCACCCAATCAACCGACACCTCGCCCGAGGCGGGGGCCTTGGCCTTTCAGCAAGACTGCGCCAGTTGTCACGGCTCGGACGCCCGTGGCGAAGGTGATTTCGGGCGCACGCTGATCCGTGTGCCACCGGACCTCACGACCCTGACACAGCGGTACGGCGGCGCGTTTCCGCGTGATTTCGTGATGTCCACCATTGATGGCTACACCCGGGGTGATCACTTTAGCCCTGCCATGCCCGAATTTGGCGCAGGCGACATGGGCGCCACCGTGATCGTCGAACAAGACGGGATTGGCACGCCGGTGCCTGCAAGGTTGCTGGCACTGGCCAACTACCTTGAAAGCATCCAGCGATAG